A single genomic interval of bacterium harbors:
- a CDS encoding GNAT family N-acetyltransferase — MESPIITETPRLLIRPMHTSDAEMFFDLFGSAETLIHFPRAYTRDEVHRLIRRQQERYTSRGYGLWTLVARDSGEIIGDCGLIPQRVDACEEVELAYHLRKKFWHQGYATEAGAAVITWVEAHNHAASLIALIRPENVPSRHVAERLGFKKDTTIFHAGLLHDVFRRAIVPQPVSV, encoded by the coding sequence ATGGAATCTCCGATCATAACTGAAACGCCGCGTCTGTTGATTCGCCCCATGCACACATCGGATGCGGAAATGTTCTTTGATTTATTCGGCTCCGCGGAAACGCTGATCCATTTTCCGCGTGCGTACACCCGTGACGAAGTGCATCGGTTGATCCGTCGCCAGCAAGAACGCTACACATCACGCGGTTATGGCCTCTGGACTTTGGTGGCGCGCGACTCCGGAGAGATTATCGGGGATTGCGGGTTGATACCTCAGCGCGTCGATGCATGCGAGGAAGTAGAACTGGCTTACCATCTCCGCAAAAAATTTTGGCATCAGGGTTATGCCACGGAAGCCGGTGCCGCGGTCATCACATGGGTCGAAGCCCATAACCATGCCGCTTCGCTCATCGCACTGATCAGGCCCGAAAATGTACCCAGCCGCCATGTTGCGGAACGGCTCGGCTTTAAAAAAGACACGACGATTTTTCACGCCGGACTGCTGCATGACGTATTTCGTCGTGCGATAGTCCCACAGCCGGTGAGCGTATAA
- a CDS encoding serine hydrolase → MKKFISPLRILWFCVLAPMLPAQTKLDTDSLSRYANAALAQWNVPGMAISVVLNDSMIYAKGFGVKTVGKNDPVDANTNFSIASLTKAMTAASMGILVDEGRVRWDDPMSNYLPEFKMYDPYVTQSMTIRDLLCHRSGLETFSGDLVWYGTHYDRSEVLRRARYLQPKYGFRAKYGYQNIMYLAAGEVVGRVSGKGWDDFIRERIFIPLGMTRTITRFADIHTMTNLATPHAIVDFKPVPVEYRNWDNVAPMGSTVSNVVDMAQWMRLQLGRGTYEGRTIYSAAVAREMWQPHTLMDISENGERAMPSRHFLAYGLGWTMHDYHGKKILTHSGGADGMVSRLVLIPEDRFGFVILTNSINGLTTPMIYHIIDMHLGKNEKDWDAFYWEFNKRAELKEIADRKKTDSLRVKNTKPTLKAEAYAGIYGGELYGDVEVKTEKDKLTIRFLPTSTFTGTLTHWHYDTFQITLQDKNLPTGFATFTLDATGKPDELKIDIPNPDFDFTELKLKRKK, encoded by the coding sequence ATGAAAAAATTCATTTCGCCCTTACGCATTCTTTGGTTTTGCGTGTTAGCACCGATGCTTCCGGCCCAGACCAAACTGGATACGGATAGTCTTTCCCGTTATGCAAACGCCGCGCTCGCGCAGTGGAATGTACCCGGGATGGCCATTTCCGTCGTACTCAACGACTCGATGATTTACGCCAAAGGCTTCGGTGTAAAAACCGTCGGAAAAAATGATCCCGTAGATGCCAATACTAATTTTTCGATAGCCTCGCTAACTAAAGCCATGACGGCGGCGAGTATGGGCATTCTGGTGGATGAGGGCCGAGTCCGTTGGGATGACCCGATGTCCAACTATCTTCCGGAATTTAAAATGTACGACCCTTACGTCACGCAGTCCATGACCATCCGTGATTTATTGTGCCATCGGAGCGGTTTGGAAACATTTAGCGGCGATCTGGTGTGGTATGGTACTCATTATGACCGTTCGGAAGTGCTACGCCGGGCAAGATATTTGCAACCCAAATATGGTTTCCGTGCCAAATACGGTTATCAAAATATCATGTATCTCGCCGCAGGAGAAGTCGTAGGACGCGTATCCGGTAAAGGTTGGGATGATTTTATTCGTGAACGTATTTTTATCCCTCTGGGTATGACCCGGACGATTACACGTTTTGCCGATATCCACACGATGACCAATCTTGCTACGCCGCATGCGATCGTGGATTTCAAACCCGTGCCTGTCGAATATCGTAATTGGGATAACGTCGCACCGATGGGCTCCACCGTTTCCAATGTGGTAGATATGGCACAGTGGATGCGCCTCCAGTTGGGACGCGGCACTTACGAAGGGCGCACTATTTATAGTGCCGCCGTCGCGCGTGAAATGTGGCAACCGCATACGCTGATGGATATTTCAGAAAATGGAGAACGCGCTATGCCGTCCCGGCATTTTTTAGCCTATGGTTTAGGCTGGACTATGCACGACTACCACGGTAAAAAAATTCTAACTCACTCCGGCGGTGCCGACGGTATGGTTTCACGGCTGGTTCTTATCCCCGAAGACCGTTTCGGTTTTGTGATACTCACCAATAGTATTAACGGGCTCACCACACCGATGATCTATCACATCATAGATATGCACTTGGGTAAAAACGAAAAAGACTGGGATGCTTTTTATTGGGAATTCAATAAACGCGCCGAACTGAAAGAAATTGCCGATAGAAAAAAGACCGACAGTCTGCGCGTGAAAAACACCAAACCGACGCTCAAAGCCGAAGCGTATGCCGGTATTTACGGCGGAGAACTCTATGGTGACGTCGAAGTCAAAACGGAAAAAGACAAACTGACGATTCGATTTTTGCCGACGTCCACTTTCACCGGAACGCTCACGCATTGGCACTACGACACGTTTCAGATCACGCTTCAGGATAAAAATCTACCGACCGGATTTGCCACCTTTACGTTGGATGCCACCGGCAAACCGGATGAACTGAAAATTGACATCCCCAACCCGGATTTTGATTTTACGGAATTGAAATTGAAACGAAAGAAATAA